A portion of the uncultured Draconibacterium sp. genome contains these proteins:
- a CDS encoding DUF3857 domain-containing protein has product MRLKHLLFLLLIIRTCPVTQAKEAFYPVSEINPLLLLNSNAVVRNSEIVLEIYSEKKVSYRVKKIITVLNENGDGEGVLYIPYDSNRNVDIKEAVVYDKNGRFIKKFKNTDIYDQRYFDGFSLFNDLRFKRITPNVNTYPYTVHYEYSLNFNGIVDYYDWLPVDSYSKSIEYASYSIILHDNMQVRIRENNTEAIDKSELADDDVQHFWELQNQLAIEREPYAIPIYEHTPNVIIAPTQFSYYGTDGDLSTWQSYGNWIGQLIEDKMELPEERILFLKELVGEQKDSLSKVKAIYKYLQQETRYVSVQMGIGGFEPLSAEKVDEVKYGDCKALVNYMRAMLKAVGINSFYTLVNAGRNAEKIIPEFPSQDFNHVILCVPLANDTVFLECTDQFSPFGFLGSFTANRLALLIDGKKSRLIQTPAYEGDDNLWQSSVSIVIDNDGNAHVNDTVVFSGLQYEFIEDKLRKTTEELIEDELKEGDIAGADYKNITYTSNPTEIPTATRVREFEVARYATGMGDRFFMPVNSINQLSSTPRREKSRSYAFRMNLSYHDVDNISIQLPEGYKIEFIPEETKVSSDFGSYQFSFNTNGNTITCFRKNELRAGTYQPEKYADFVNYMKKIYDADNQKIILKKL; this is encoded by the coding sequence ATGAGATTAAAACACTTACTATTTCTGCTGCTAATTATAAGAACGTGTCCTGTAACTCAAGCAAAAGAAGCTTTTTATCCGGTATCCGAAATAAATCCATTGCTATTGCTTAATTCAAACGCTGTGGTGAGAAACAGCGAGATAGTACTTGAAATATATTCCGAAAAAAAAGTGAGCTATCGTGTTAAAAAAATTATAACAGTATTGAACGAAAATGGAGATGGCGAAGGAGTGCTTTACATTCCTTACGACTCAAACCGAAATGTTGACATAAAAGAGGCAGTGGTATATGATAAGAATGGAAGGTTTATAAAAAAGTTTAAGAATACGGATATTTATGATCAGCGGTATTTCGATGGTTTTTCGCTGTTTAATGATTTACGCTTTAAACGAATAACTCCAAATGTAAACACCTACCCGTATACGGTGCATTATGAATACTCATTAAATTTCAATGGTATTGTTGATTATTATGATTGGCTACCCGTTGATAGTTATAGTAAATCAATTGAATATGCCAGTTATTCAATAATCTTGCATGACAATATGCAGGTAAGAATTAGAGAGAACAATACAGAAGCCATTGATAAAAGCGAATTAGCTGATGATGATGTGCAGCATTTTTGGGAATTGCAGAATCAGCTCGCCATTGAACGGGAACCTTATGCAATACCGATATATGAACATACTCCCAATGTGATAATTGCTCCAACACAATTCTCTTACTATGGAACAGATGGTGATTTATCGACATGGCAAAGCTACGGAAACTGGATAGGGCAGTTAATTGAGGATAAAATGGAATTGCCGGAAGAAAGAATTCTTTTTCTCAAAGAATTGGTAGGTGAACAAAAAGACAGCTTGAGTAAAGTAAAAGCAATTTACAAATACCTTCAACAAGAAACACGTTACGTTAGTGTTCAGATGGGCATCGGAGGATTTGAACCTCTTTCAGCAGAAAAAGTTGATGAGGTGAAATATGGTGATTGTAAAGCATTGGTAAATTATATGCGGGCAATGCTTAAAGCTGTCGGGATAAACTCATTTTACACCTTGGTTAATGCGGGGCGAAATGCCGAGAAAATTATTCCTGAATTTCCGTCGCAGGATTTTAATCATGTTATTTTATGTGTTCCTCTTGCAAACGACACAGTTTTTCTTGAATGTACAGATCAGTTTTCGCCATTTGGCTTTTTAGGCAGTTTTACCGCTAATCGTTTGGCCTTGCTCATTGATGGTAAAAAGAGTCGGTTAATTCAAACACCTGCCTACGAAGGCGATGATAATTTGTGGCAATCTTCAGTGTCTATAGTTATTGATAATGATGGAAATGCGCATGTAAATGATACGGTTGTGTTCAGCGGGCTACAATATGAGTTTATTGAAGATAAGTTGCGAAAAACAACGGAAGAGCTGATTGAGGATGAACTAAAAGAAGGAGACATTGCGGGGGCAGACTATAAGAACATAACGTATACCTCAAATCCTACTGAAATACCAACTGCCACACGAGTTAGAGAATTTGAAGTTGCCCGATATGCTACAGGAATGGGGGATCGTTTTTTTATGCCAGTCAATAGTATCAATCAATTGTCATCAACTCCGCGAAGAGAGAAAAGCAGATCATATGCATTTCGGATGAATCTGTCCTACCATGATGTTGATAATATTTCAATACAACTTCCCGAAGGGTATAAAATCGAATTTATTCCAGAGGAAACTAAAGTTTCTTCTGACTTTGGAAGTTATCAGTTCTCTTTTAATACAAATGGGAATACCATAACTTGTTTTCGGAAAAATGAATTACGTGCAGGTACTTATCAACCTGAAAAATATGCAGATTTCGTAAATTATATGAAAAAAATATACGATGCCGATAACCAAAAAATTATCCTTAAAAAGTTATAG
- a CDS encoding thiamine pyrophosphate-dependent enzyme, with product MYLEKEKPVTKNHISAKEALQDYYIARLSRELSIMGRREVHNGRAHFGIFGDGKEVAQIAYAKNFKKGDWRSGYYRDQTFMLALGLLEPEEFFAMIYGDTDDEINPSTGGRNFNNHFSTRNISDAGEIKDLADQYNSASDISSTAGQMPRLLGLAQASKMVREQPELKKKLNNNVTGNEVAFGSIGDASTSEGIFFETINAAGVLQVPLAIAVYDDGFGISVPIELQTTKSSISEALKGFAKEKGSNGVDIYKCKGWSYPDLVKTFKKGIDNCRKNQSPVVFHIDEVTQPQGHSTSGSHERYKTKERLAWEKEYDGINQMRKWLLDSGTADEEMLAEIEKSAQTRAKEARKKAWKNYTEGYQNERNELISILKRIDKQSELQSLRRFEKVTDKIFPTRRSHLSFAKRLKLELHTMPELEKERDILKDWISRFEERTATFYNGELYRTGPDAALSVKAVAAEYDENASDVNGSVVINKNFDALFSKYPNLVTFGEDTGKLGDVNQGMKGMQEKYGKVRVDDAGIREATIIGQGIGLALRGFRPIAEIQYLDYLIYAQSQLSDDLATLQYRTKGRQAAPLIVRTRGHQLQGIWHAGSPMQMLLGSMRGVYLCVPRNLTQAAGFYNTLLAGNDPALVIEPLKGYNVKEKLPANHGEYKIPLGVPEIMQEGTDVTVVTYAWNVHHAVKAAKLLQDFKGISIEVIDVQTLMPFDVNHIILESIKKTGKVIFMDEDVPGGGTAYMMQKVIEEQKAFDYLDTAPRTLSAQEHRPAYGIDGEYFSKPNVELLFKNVYEMMREVEPNRFPEL from the coding sequence ATGTATTTAGAAAAGGAAAAACCGGTAACAAAGAACCATATATCTGCAAAAGAGGCACTACAAGATTACTATATCGCACGATTAAGTCGTGAGCTAAGTATAATGGGGCGTCGCGAGGTGCATAACGGCCGCGCACATTTTGGGATTTTTGGTGATGGAAAAGAAGTTGCTCAGATTGCGTATGCAAAAAATTTCAAAAAAGGTGATTGGCGATCGGGGTATTACCGCGACCAGACTTTTATGCTGGCGTTGGGATTGCTGGAACCGGAAGAATTTTTTGCAATGATTTACGGCGATACCGACGATGAAATCAATCCATCTACCGGAGGACGAAATTTCAATAATCACTTTAGCACACGAAACATAAGCGATGCAGGAGAAATAAAAGATCTTGCGGATCAGTATAATTCGGCTTCCGATATTTCATCAACTGCAGGGCAAATGCCACGTTTGCTGGGATTGGCACAAGCCAGCAAAATGGTACGTGAACAGCCCGAATTGAAAAAGAAACTGAACAACAATGTTACCGGTAACGAAGTTGCATTTGGAAGCATTGGCGATGCCAGTACCAGCGAGGGAATTTTCTTTGAAACGATAAATGCAGCCGGAGTTCTGCAGGTACCGCTTGCCATAGCAGTTTACGATGATGGTTTTGGAATTAGTGTGCCCATTGAACTGCAAACCACAAAATCGAGTATTTCAGAAGCACTGAAAGGTTTTGCCAAAGAAAAAGGCAGCAACGGTGTCGACATCTATAAATGTAAAGGTTGGAGTTATCCGGATTTGGTAAAAACATTCAAAAAAGGAATTGATAATTGCCGAAAAAATCAATCGCCGGTGGTTTTTCACATCGACGAAGTTACTCAGCCGCAAGGACACTCAACTTCTGGATCGCACGAGCGTTACAAAACAAAAGAACGCCTGGCATGGGAAAAAGAATACGACGGCATTAACCAAATGCGTAAATGGCTTCTGGACTCAGGAACTGCCGATGAAGAGATGTTGGCTGAGATTGAAAAATCGGCACAAACAAGAGCAAAAGAAGCCAGAAAAAAGGCCTGGAAAAACTATACCGAAGGTTATCAAAACGAACGAAACGAATTGATTTCGATTCTGAAACGAATTGATAAACAAAGTGAGCTGCAAAGTTTACGTCGATTTGAAAAAGTAACGGATAAGATTTTCCCGACACGAAGATCGCATCTTAGTTTTGCAAAAAGACTGAAACTCGAGCTTCACACCATGCCGGAGCTGGAAAAAGAACGTGATATTTTAAAAGACTGGATCAGTCGTTTTGAAGAACGCACTGCCACTTTTTACAATGGTGAATTATACCGAACCGGACCTGACGCTGCACTCAGTGTAAAGGCAGTTGCAGCAGAATACGATGAAAATGCCAGCGACGTAAACGGATCGGTAGTAATAAATAAAAATTTTGATGCACTCTTCAGTAAATACCCTAACCTGGTAACTTTTGGTGAAGACACCGGAAAATTGGGCGATGTAAACCAGGGAATGAAAGGTATGCAGGAGAAATACGGTAAAGTTCGTGTTGACGATGCCGGTATCCGTGAGGCAACCATCATCGGGCAGGGAATTGGATTGGCCTTGCGTGGTTTCCGCCCTATTGCCGAAATTCAGTACCTCGACTACCTGATTTATGCACAGTCGCAATTAAGCGATGATTTGGCCACTTTACAATACCGTACCAAAGGCCGTCAGGCTGCACCGTTAATTGTACGTACACGTGGTCACCAGCTGCAGGGAATCTGGCATGCCGGATCGCCAATGCAAATGCTTTTGGGGTCGATGCGTGGCGTGTACTTGTGTGTACCCCGCAACCTGACTCAAGCAGCAGGTTTTTACAATACCTTACTGGCAGGTAATGACCCTGCATTGGTAATTGAGCCGCTAAAAGGCTATAACGTTAAAGAAAAACTGCCGGCCAATCATGGCGAGTATAAAATACCGCTTGGCGTTCCGGAGATTATGCAGGAAGGTACTGATGTTACCGTTGTTACTTATGCCTGGAATGTACATCACGCGGTAAAAGCCGCAAAACTTTTGCAAGACTTTAAAGGTATTTCCATTGAGGTAATCGATGTGCAAACTTTAATGCCGTTTGATGTAAACCATATTATTTTGGAATCCATCAAAAAAACTGGAAAAGTGATTTTTATGGACGAGGATGTACCCGGAGGAGGAACAGCTTACATGATGCAAAAAGTAATCGAGGAGCAAAAAGCATTTGATTATTTAGATACCGCACCACGAACACTTTCGGCACAAGAACACCGGCCCGCATACGGAATCGATGGTGAATATTTCTCGAAGCCAAACGTGGAATTGCTTTTCAAAAATGTTTATGAAATGATGCGCGAAGTGGAACCGAATCGTTTTCCGGAACTATAA